Sequence from the Calidithermus timidus DSM 17022 genome:
GGCCCCAACGGCAGCCGCTACTTTGGGCTTGCGGCCACGACGGGCGCCACGATCGGGGCGTTCGCCCTTGGCGCCTTTAGGAGAGACTTTCTTGGTGCTCAAAAGGGTAGATCCTCCTCCGGTGGGAAATCTTCTAAGCCTTCGTCAATGTCTACCTTGCTCGTACGGCCTCCAGCAGCACCCTTCTCTGCGCCGCTGAGGGAAGCGGCTCCACCATTACCGCTTCCACGGGCAAGGCGCTCGAGGCGGCCGGCTTCCACACGGGTGGTGTAGCGCCGCTCGCCGGTCGAGCTGGTCCAGGAGTCGTTTACCAAGCGCCCGATTACAAAAGCTCCGTCGCCCTTCTTGAACTCGGCGGCCCACTCGGCGAGGTCACGCCAGGCCTGGCCCTCGACGTAGTGCACCTTCTCCTGCTCACCCTGGCGGGTGGTGAAGCGTTCGTTGACGGCCAGAGAGAAGCGGGTCACGGCGGTGCCCTGGGGGGTGTAACGCAGCTCGGGGTCGCGGGTGAGGTTGCCCACCAACATCACGTGGTTGAGCCCCTCGCGCAGACGGTGCTGCCCGCGCGCGTCGGTGACGGTGAGCTCGCCGCGCTTGCCCTCGAGGCTCACCACTTCCAGGCGATCGGCCCTGATCTCCAGCGTGCTCTTCTTCTGCCCCTCCTGTTCCCAGGAACGGTACTCGAGCTTGCCCTCGACGAAGAGAGGGGTTCCGGCCTTGAGGCCATCGCCCCAGAACTCCGCACTCTTGCCCAGCAGCTTCACGCGGTGGTACCAGGGAACCTCGCGGGTGTTGCCCGACTCGTCGATGATGATGTCGTTGCCGCCGAGATTGAGTTCCAAAACAGCCAGCCCCCCGGGGGTGTAGCGCATCTCCGGGTCCTGGGTTAGGGTTCCAACGAGCGTTACGCGGTTGAGTCCTCGTGCCATATCGGTCATCCTTCTTCAGCTTGCTTGCGTTTGAGTCATCCTAACTGCTCTTGGGGGCTTGGGCCTGCTTTGGTCGGCTAGGAAGCTTGGAAAGGCTTGGAAAAACAAACCCGCGCTCACTTGCGCCACTCGGGGCGGTCACGGATGATCAACACCCGGCGCACGTTGTCCCGCAGGCGCAGTTCCTTCTCCAGCGGCTGGGCGTTGGCACCTTCCATCTCGAGGGTGTAGAAGATCACGTAGCCCTCGGGGTCCTTCTGGATGGGGTAGGCCATGCGGCGCTGGCCCCACTCGTCGGTGGCTTTGACCGTGGCTCCGTAACGGGCGAGGGCCTGCTGGATGAACTCCTTCTCCACGGCAACCTGCGCAGCGTCGAGGTTGGGGTTGAGCACCAGGTTGAGGTCGTATTGCGGCATATTCACCTCCTTTCCCTCTTGCAGCCCAATCCAGCCATGAAAGCGGTATGGGCAGGATAAACCTGTGGTTCCGACGAACCACGCAAGTGCCAAGTATATCAGGCCAGGCTTAGGGTGGCTAGCCTTTTTCAGGCCACCCGCGGGGTACTTAACTCCCCGCGCCAGCGTTTAGCGCCTCACCCCAGATCCCCATCTCCAAACGCAACAGCTGCCGTATGATCCGCAAGAAATCTTCCGGGTCAACCTGGCTCCAGATCGGGCGCACCAGGGTGTCCAGCCTCGACAGCAATTGCTGGATCTCTTCCGAGGTCCAGCGCTCACACATGAATTCCATGAGTTCATTGGTCGGGACGGCTTCCCGCCAGAGCTGTTGGTAGGTGCGGTGAAAGCACCAGTTCATGGCCAGGGCCAGCGGGTAAGGCAGGCGCTCGAGATCGGTGAACACCTGGCAGTAACGTTCGGTTTCGGGGTATAGCGGGTGGTGCAGTGGGCTGATGTGCTCCTCGAGCCAGTCGGCGTCCTCGCTCAGCGTCAGCAACAGCACGGCCAGGATATGGCGGTGGGAGGGCGGGGCCTCGCGCAGGAGGTGGGCCTGGAAGCGGATCAGGGCGTCGTTGATGTAGAGCCCCTGAACCATCCAGGCCGTGAAGGCCCTTGAGGGCAGGCTGCCTGAGGAAAGCCGCTGCACGAAGGGGTGCTCGGCCACCGCTTCGAGCTGGGGAAGGCGGGTGGAGAGAAAGTAGTTGAACATCATGAGCTCTGATCTGCCTCCTCTGCTATGCGCAAAGCCATCTCCCAGGAGCTGTCTTCGAGGTCGAAGAGCCGGTTGAGCGGGGCATCAAGCTCGGAGAGATCGAGGTGCTCGAGGGCTTCGTCGGCCAGAACCGCCAGGTCGTAGAGGACGGCCCCGAAGCCGCCATCGGCCCAGCGCTCGAGGATGACCTGCAGGCGCTCATCGGGGGCGTCGATGGTTTTGAGCGCATCCATAAACACCTGGTGCGTAGCCCAGTGCATGACCGTCAGGTGGGGATAGGGTAGACACTGGAGGTCCTGGAAAAAGGCCTGGTAGCTTTGGCGGGAGGGGTGAGGGGGTTCGCTGAGGTCGATCCCTTGTGACAGCAACCAGTCCATCTCCTCGACCATGTTGAGCACGATCTGCGCCAGCAGTACCCGGTGCTCACGCGGAGCCTGACGCAAGATGCCGAGCTGAAAGCGCATCATGAGCTCGTCAAAGTAGTAGAGCTGGGTCAGCCAGCGACCGAGGGCCACCGGCGATACGCTGCCCTCACGCAGACGCCGCAAGAAAGGTTGAGCCGCAAAAGACTGCCACCGCAGTAAATACCGCTTACGCAGACTTTGTATGCGGTTGGTCGGGTACATCCATAGCTATGATAAGCCCAGGAAAAGCCTTCCAGGTTGTAAAGAATCAAAATAGGGCGATTTAGGTAATTTTACCCAACCACTCCCTCATCCTAAGTGCCGCCGTCCGGCTCGAGCTGCTCGAGAAAGCGCTGCAGCGCTTGGGCGAAGGCCACAGGCTGGTCGATCCAGGGGTAGTGCCCAGCTCCCTCGATCACCTCGAGACTGCCCCCGCTGAGATCTGCCACCACCTCGGCCTGCTCGGGATAGCTGGTCCCGTCCAGCGAGCCCACCATCACCACGGGCTGCACCCGCAGCTCGAGCAGGTGAGGGGTGTAGTCCAGTTCCCACAGCCCGTTGTAGACGAACATCTGGCCCGGAGCATCGTTGCCCAAGATGCCCGCACCCTCGCTCAGCCATTCGTACTCCATACGCCCGTGCTCGCTGGGGAACATCAGCGCGTCGAAGATGGCCTTGGGCTCGAGCAACCTGAAAGCCTCGCTCAAGGCCAGCATGGGGTCTTCAGGGGCAGCCGCAGCGGGCAGATCGCGCAGGGCCAGCGCAGCCCGGAAGAGCCGCTGGGCCAGCGCGGGGAAGCTGACCCAAGGCGCAATCAAGCCCAGGCAGAGCACGTTCTGGGCAAAGTGCCGGGCGTACTCCAGGGCCGGTATCGCTCCAAAGCCATGGGCCAGCAACCCCCATCGCTCGATCTCCAGGTGCTCGCGTAGGGCCTCGAGGTCCTCCACCAGCGCATCCACCGTGAACAGACGCGGTTCGGCCTCCAGCATAGGGCTGCGCCCACCCCCGCGCTGATCAAAGTAGATCACCCGGAAAGCGCTCAGCTCCTCCTCGAGGCCCTCGCGCAACACGTAAGCCGACCCTCCCGGCCCCCCGTGCAACACCACGATGGGCAACGCATCCACGGGGCCCACATCCTCGACGTAGAGCTCGACTTCGTCATTAACGGCGATTATGTCTATTTCTTCACGCATCCGCGGCCCCTGTCTTGTACCCCTCTTCGACCAGTTCAAAACTCCAGGCCCTAAAGCCCTCCAGCCCCCCCACCGCAGCCTCCATCTGTGGCGTGACGGCCCAGGCCTCGAGCACGTAGAGCCCCTGCTCCTTGCGGTAGAGCAGGCGGTAGGGGTTAGGGAAGCTGCGGGCGAACTCCCGCAGCTTATCGCCATTCTTGCCTTCGACAAAGAGCACCTTCACCGCCATGGCCTCCCGCTCACGCCTACAGCGTCCCCGAAAGAAGCACTTTTCGCAAGCCTCAAGGCAGACTGCGCCAGAGCTTCTCCAGGTACAACACCTCACAAGCCTCCTCGAGGCTGGTCATCAGCGAGTAGGCCTTGAGCAGCGACTTCTCGGCGCTCTCCTCCACGCCCTTGACGAAGGCCCCGTGCCCCCGTAGCACGCAGGCCCGGTGCGTCTTGAGGGCCTCGGCCACGGCCTCGGCGGCCTCCTCGGTGCCTGAGAGGGTATTGGGGGCGAGCACGGGGACGGAGTCGAAGTAGTAGCGGCCCTCGAGGTCGATGGGTTCGATGGCGTCGAGGTGGAAAGAGAGGGCGATGGCGTAACGGGGGTGGGCGTGAACCACCGCCAGGGCGTCGGTCTGACGGTAGATGGCCCGGTGGATCACCCGCTCAACGGAGGCCCCCTGGTCTTTGTCGGGGTCGGGCTCGAGGGGCAAGAACATGAGATCCTCGGGGTTCAGGTGGGCTTTCTGAGCCCCGCTGCGGGTAATCCACAAGCCCTCTTTATCCCGCACCGAGAAGTTGCCCGAAGTGGCCGAGGCCAGCCGGGAGGCGAACAGGTCAGCGCCGATCTGCTGAAATGTGGCGAAGAGTTTGGCCTTCATAAAGGTTGCCGATAGATAGCTTATAGGCAATCGAGCCGAAGGCTTAAAGATCCCGACAGCCCAATGCCCCAATCCATACTGTTCGTATAAGGATACTTGACAAAACAACGCTCAGATTTTATATTCCGAATTGCGGACTACGAGGAGCCCAATCCCTTGTGGTCCTCGAAAATTCAAGCTCAAAGGAGGTTTCAGTCATGCTGGACATCGCGAGGAGACAAAACCTTCAACCGGTGCCCTTCAGAAGCTGGAATCTCGCTAATTTTGGCGCTTTCAACGACCTCTTCAGCGAGTTTGACCGGCTCTGGGGCGAGCTGAGCGCGCCGCTGTCGAGCCAGTTCCGCTGGGCTGCTTCGTACCCGGTGGACCTGTACGAAACCGGGGACAGCGTGGTGCTGGAGATGGCGGTCCCTGGCATCCGCAAGGAGGACCTCGACATCAGCATCGAGGGCAACCAGCTCACCATCCGGGGCAAATACCCCGAAATCCCCGAGGGTGACGAGCGTCGCTACTGGGTGCAGGGGATCCCGCACGGAGCCTTCAGCCGCAGCGTGAGCCTGCCGGCTTCGGTCGAGGTGGACAAGGTCAAGGCCGTCATCAACGATGGCTTGCTGACCCTGACCATGCCCAAGGTAGCTGAGGCCCGGGTGCGCGAGATCGCCATCGCGAGCAATTGAGGAAACACTGAGGCAGGGCCGGGTAAAGACCCGGCCCTGCGGTTAATTTTCCGCTCAGAGCGGTTCAGCGCTCGGCTTCACGCCCCGGTGGCTCGGGGCGAAGCGCCGGACGGCGTCCGGAGATGGCAGGGGCCTCGGACACCTCCTTGCGCAGCTCCTCGAGGCGCTTGAGGGTCTTGGTATCGACCACCTGGGTCTCGCGTACGAAGTCGGAACCCGTGCCCGCCGGGATGAGCTTGCCCAGGATGACGTTCTCCTTCAGGCCGATGAGTTCATCCATCTTGCCGGCGATGGCGGCCTCGGTGAGCACGTGGGTGGTGTGCTGGAAGGAAGCGGCGGAGAGCCAGCTCCGGGTGGAGAGGGCGCTCTTGGTCACGCCCATGAGCACCGGCTTCCAGGCCGCGGGGAGCTTGCCCTCCTCGCTGAGTTTCTCGTTGGCAGCCTCCACGTCCCACTTCTCAATGACCTGACCTTCCAGGAAACGGCTCTCGCCGGAGTCGGTGATCTCGACGTACTTCAGCATCTGCCGCACGATGACCTCGATGTGCTTGTCGTGCAGCTTCACACCCTGGGCACGGTAGACGCGCTGGATCTCGTCTACCAAGTAGCGCTGCACGGCGTCGGGGCCCTTGGCGTCGATGAGCTGGTGAGGGTCGATGGCGCCACGGGTGAGGGGCTGCCCAGCTTCGACCGCCTCGCCTTCTTTGACGATGATGCGGAAGTCCTTGGGTACCTTGTACTCCTTGTTGAAGCCCTCGCTCGTGACGAAGATGCTGGTCTTGTCCTCGTGCTCTTCGATGTGGACGATGCCGTCAATCTCGGCGATGATGGCCTTGACCTTCGGACGGCGGGCTTCGAAAAGCTCGATGACGCGGGGCAGACCCTGGGTGATGTCGGTGCCGGTAGCCACGCCGCCGGTGTGGAAGGTGCGCATGGTGAGCTGGGTACCCGGCTCGCCGATGGACTCTGCGGCCACCACACCCACGCTCTCGCCGATGGAGACCAGCTTGGCGGCGCTGAGGTCCCAACCGTAGCACTGCTGGCAGACCCCGTAGCGGGTGCGGCAGGTCAGGGGCGAGCGCACCGGGATCTCCTCAATGAGGTTGGCCTCGGCGGCTTTGTAGAGGAAGTTCACGTCCTCGAGCGAGAGCTGGCTTCCCTCGGCGAAGGTACGCCCATTCACCTCGAACTCCCGGGCCACGGTGCGGCCATACAGCCCGCTCTCGATGTCGCTCTTCTTACGCAGGCGCTTGGCCCGGAAGGCCTCGTCGAACTGCATCAGCGGGACGACGATGTACTCGGTGGTCCCGCAGTCAGCCTCGCGCACGATGACCTCGTGGGCCACGTCGTGGAGCTTGCGGGTGAGGTAGCCCGAGTCGGCGGTGCGCAGCGCGGTGTCGGCACCACCCTTACGCGCACCGTGCGAGGAGATGAAGTACTCCAGCACCGTGAGCCCCTCGCGGAAGGAAGAGAGCACCGGGCGCTCGAAGGTCTCGCCCGAGGGCTTGGCCATCAGGCCGCGCATCCCCGAGAGCTGGCGGATCTGCTGCTTGTTACCGCGCGCACCTGACTGGCTCATCATGTAGAAGGGGTTGAAGGGGAAGTTCTGCTCGAAGTTGTCGAACACCGCTTTGGTGACCTTCTCGGTGGTCTCACTCCACAGCTGCACGATCTGGGTGTAGCGGTCCTGGTCGGTCATGAAGCCCATCTCGTAAGCCTGCTCGATCTGGGCGAGCTTGGCGTCGGCTTCCTCGAGGTAGCGCCGCTTCTCCGCCGGGATCACCGCGTCGTCGATGCCGATGGTGATGCCGGAGGTGGTCGAGAGCATGAAGCCGTAGTACTTCAGCGCGTCGAGCAGCTTGGCGGTCTTCTCCACGCCCAGGAGCAGGAAGGACTTGTAGACCAGGTCCTTGAGGTTGTCGCGCTCCATCACCAGGTCGTAATTGACCAGTTCGGTGGGGGCGTCCTCGCCCACGGCCTCGAGCACGATGCGGTTGAAGAGCACCCGGCCAGGGCTGGTCTCCAACACCCGCCCACCCACGCGTACGCTCACCACATCCTGCAAGTCGATGATGCCGTGGGCCACGGCAGTGAGGGCCTCTTCGGGGTTGGCGAAGATGTACTTCACCCGGCCTACACTGGTTTCCTTACCTGCGATCTTGATGGGGGCGTTGAGCGCGACCTCGCCAGCCTCGTAGGCGGCAATGGCCTCGGCGGCGTCCTTGAACTCGCGACCAGCACCCTTCTTCTCACGGCGGAGCTGGGTGATGTAGTACAGGCCCAGCACGATGTCGCGCGAGGGCTTGGCGGTGGGCTCACCCGAGGCGGGCGAGAGCAGGTTGTGCGAGGAGAGCATCTGGACGCGAGCTTCGGCCTGCGCGTAGCTCGACAGCGGCACGTGCACGGCCATCTGGTCGCCGTCGAAGTCGGCGTTGAAGGCCTCGCAGACCATGGGGTGAAGCTGAATGCTCTGGCCCTCGACCAGCACGGGCTGGAAGGCCTGGATGCCCAGGCGGTGCAGGGTGGGGGCGCGGTTGAGCAGCACCACCTTGCCGTGGATGACCTCTTCCAGCGCGTCCCAGACCTCGTCCTTGATGTCGCGGGAGCGCTCGAGCATGCGCCGGGCGTTCTTGACGTTGTTGGCGATGCCCTTCTCCTCCATCTTCTTCAGCAAGAAGGGCTTGAAGAGCTCCAGGGCCATGCGCTTGGGCAGACCGCATTGGTGCAGCTTGAGCTGCGGACCCACCACGATCACCGAGCGGCCGGAGTAGTCCACCCGCTTGCCCAGCAGGTTCTGGCGGAAGCGGCCCTGCTTGCCCGAGAGGATGTCGGTTAGCGAGCGCAACGCCCGGTCGGAGCCGGGGTTGGTGACGGGGGTGCCGCGACGCCCGTTGTCGAGGAGCGCATCCACGGCTTCTTGCAGCATACGCTTCTCGTTGCGGATGATCATCTCCGGTGCGCCCTGGGAGAGCAGCTTCTTCAGGCGGTTGTTACGGTTGATCAGGCGGCGGTAGAGGTCGTTGAGGTCGCTGGTGGCGAAGCGCCCACCATCGACCTGCACCATCGGGCGCAGATCGGGGGGCAGCACCGGCACGGCCTCGAGGATCATCCACTCGGGCTTGTTGCCCGAGTCGCGGAAGGCACGCACCACCTCCAGGCGCTTCCTGGCCTTGGCCCTCCGGGCGCGGCTGGGGTGCTTCATCTCCTCGACCAACTCGGCCTCGAGCACGCCGAGGTCGAGCTCCTTGAGCAGGGCCTGGATGGCCTCGGCCCCCATGCGGGCGTCGATGTCGTAGGACTCGATGACCCGCACGTTCATGCGAACGAGGTCCACCTCCACGCGCCCGTATATGTCGCTGGTGACCTTGCCGCCGTCGGCCAGGCTGTCGCCGGGGCTCACGCGGTCGCCGTTGGTGACCTCGACGTCGTCTTCGAAGGGATAGACCCTGGCCTTCATCACCACGATGGAGGCGGGCTCGTGCAGGTGCACCACGCCGTCGGCCTCGGCGATGACCTCCTCGGCAGCCTCGATGGCCCCCACCAGCTTCTCGCCCTTGCGCACGCTGGCCCCCTCACCCACCAGCACGTGCATGTGGGGCTGAAGGGGGTAATCCTTGGCCTCGGTCCACTCCAGCGTGAGCGACAACTCGACCGTGCGCTTGCCGGTGGCCTCGAGCTCGCTGACCTTAACGTGGCGTGGCATACGCACCAGGCCCTTGCCCTCAGCCAGCACCTCGCCCTTGCCCACCAGCTCACCCTCCCCCACCTTGGGACGGAAACCCACCGGCAGGAAGTAGACGGCGCAGACCGCGGAGGTGTCGGGGTCGAGGATCTTGATCAAGGCGCCCTCTTCCCACTCGACGATCTGCACCGCTCCGGCTTCCTCGCTCAGGATCTGGTGCTTCTCGGCGATCTCGGCCAGAGGCTCGCCCGCGCGGTAGCTCTTCTGCTCGATCCAGCCCTCGCGGGGCAGGGTCAGGTGGGCCCGCTCGCGCCGCAGGTAGTCCACGCGGATGCGACGGGGGAAGCGGAAGAGGCACAGCCCATCCATCTTGCTTACGACGCCGGGGGCGAGTTCCTGACCCTTCTTCACCTCGTCGCCGTCCCTCACCCGCGCGTCCACGCCGACGGGGATGGAGTAGGTCTCCTGCTTGCCAAAGCGCAGCTCGCGGTATTCCTCGTCGGTGAGGAGCTGGCGCTTTTGCACCGGTTGCCCGCCCAGCATCGCGCCCTTGGGATCGATGGTGATGTACTTGGCAAAGTAAAGGACCTGCTCGAGCTCCTGCGCAGAGAGGTCGAGCAGGGTGCCGATCTTGGAAGGCACGTCCTTGACGTACCAGATGTGGGCTACCGGCGTGGCCAGCTCGACGTGACCCATGCGGTAGCGCCGCACGATGCTCTTGGTCACCTCGACGCCGCAGCGCTCGCAGACCTTGCCCTCAAAGCGCTGACGCTTGTACTTGCCGCAGGCGCACTCGTAGTCCTTCTGGGGACCGAAGATGCGCTCGTCGAAGAGACCGTCGCGCTCGGGTTTGAGGGTGCGGTAGTTGATGGTCTCGGGCTTCTCGACCTCGCCGTAGCTCCAGCTACGGATCTTCTCGGGCGAGGCCAGGCCGATGCGTACCTTGCGTACTTCTCGTTTCATCATTTGTTCCCTCGCTGATAGCCGATAGCGGATGGCTTAGGGCGGAAATCTCGAGGCTATCGGCTATTCGCTATCAGCTATTAGCGCCTGGAGGCCAACCCCTCGAAAATATCCAGATTCCTCGCGTTCTCGTCGTAGGTATCGACGTCGAGGCCCAGGGCCTGCAATTCCTTGACGAGCACGCGGAAGGATTCGGGCACGCTGGCCTCGGGCACGTCCTCGCCCTTGACCACCGCCTCGTAAGCGGCGTTGCGGCCTTCGATGTCGTCGGACTTGATGGTGAGGATCTCCTGCAGGGTGTGGGCGGCGCCGTAGGCTTCCAGCGCCCACACCTCCATCTCACCGAAGCGCTGCCCGCCGAACTGGGCCTTACCGCCCAGGGGCTGCTGGGTGATGAGCGAGTAGGGGCCGGTGGAGCGGGCGTGCATCTTGTCCTCGACCATGTGGTAGAGCTTCATGATGTACATCACGCCCACCACGATGGGGCCCTCGATGGGCTCGCCGGTGCGTCCGTCGTAGACGATGCTCTTACCCTGCTGGGCCACCTGGCGCAGTTGCTCGACCACGTCCTTCTCGCCGTCGACGATACCCAGCTTGGCGGCGCGGCGCAGCACCTCGAGCTCGCGGTTGTCCACGCCGAAGCCCTCGCGCTGGCGACGCTGCCACTTGAGGTCGAAGGCTTCGCCCAGGAGTTCCTTGATCTGCTCCTCGGTGGCGCCGTCGAAGACCGGGGTCACGAACTTGATGCCCAGGTCGAGGCCGGCGATGCCCAGGTGGGTCTCGAGGATCTGCCCCAGGTTCATGCGGCTGGGCACGCCCAGCGGGTTGAGCACGATGTCGACGGGGGTGCCGTCGGGCAGGTGGGGCATGTCCTCGGGGGGCAGGATCTTGGAGACCACGCCCTTGTTCCCGTGGCGGTTGGCCAGCTTGTCACCGACCTGGATCTTGCGCTTCTGGGCCACGTAGACCCGCACCACCTCGCGCACGCCGGGCTTGAGCTCGACGCCGGGGTCGCCGCGGCGCAGGCGCAGGGTGCGCACCACGATGCCACCCTCGCCGGGAGGCACGCGCAAGGAGGTGTCCTTCACGTCGCGGGCCTTCTCACCGAAGATGCTGCGCAGCAGGCGCTCTTCGGGGGTGGGCTCGGTCTCGCCCTTGAAGCTGGTGCGGCCCACCAGGATGTCGCCCGCCTTGACCTCGGCGCCGATGCGCACCACACCGTCCTCGTCGAGGTCGCGCAGGGCGGCTTCGGAGAGGTTGGGGATGTCGCGGGTGATGCGCTCGGGGCCCAGCTTGGTGTCGCGGGCCTCGATC
This genomic interval carries:
- a CDS encoding single-stranded DNA-binding protein; the protein is MARGLNRVTLVGTLTQDPEMRYTPGGLAVLELNLGGNDIIIDESGNTREVPWYHRVKLLGKSAEFWGDGLKAGTPLFVEGKLEYRSWEQEGQKKSTLEIRADRLEVVSLEGKRGELTVTDARGQHRLREGLNHVMLVGNLTRDPELRYTPQGTAVTRFSLAVNERFTTRQGEQEKVHYVEGQAWRDLAEWAAEFKKGDGAFVIGRLVNDSWTSSTGERRYTTRVEAGRLERLARGSGNGGAASLSGAEKGAAGGRTSKVDIDEGLEDFPPEEDLPF
- the rpsF gene encoding 30S ribosomal protein S6 is translated as MPQYDLNLVLNPNLDAAQVAVEKEFIQQALARYGATVKATDEWGQRRMAYPIQKDPEGYVIFYTLEMEGANAQPLEKELRLRDNVRRVLIIRDRPEWRK
- a CDS encoding alpha/beta fold hydrolase, coding for MREEIDIIAVNDEVELYVEDVGPVDALPIVVLHGGPGGSAYVLREGLEEELSAFRVIYFDQRGGGRSPMLEAEPRLFTVDALVEDLEALREHLEIERWGLLAHGFGAIPALEYARHFAQNVLCLGLIAPWVSFPALAQRLFRAALALRDLPAAAAPEDPMLALSEAFRLLEPKAIFDALMFPSEHGRMEYEWLSEGAGILGNDAPGQMFVYNGLWELDYTPHLLELRVQPVVMVGSLDGTSYPEQAEVVADLSGGSLEVIEGAGHYPWIDQPVAFAQALQRFLEQLEPDGGT
- a CDS encoding class II aldolase/adducin family protein, yielding MKAKLFATFQQIGADLFASRLASATSGNFSVRDKEGLWITRSGAQKAHLNPEDLMFLPLEPDPDKDQGASVERVIHRAIYRQTDALAVVHAHPRYAIALSFHLDAIEPIDLEGRYYFDSVPVLAPNTLSGTEEAAEAVAEALKTHRACVLRGHGAFVKGVEESAEKSLLKAYSLMTSLEEACEVLYLEKLWRSLP
- a CDS encoding Hsp20/alpha crystallin family protein, which encodes MLDIARRQNLQPVPFRSWNLANFGAFNDLFSEFDRLWGELSAPLSSQFRWAASYPVDLYETGDSVVLEMAVPGIRKEDLDISIEGNQLTIRGKYPEIPEGDERRYWVQGIPHGAFSRSVSLPASVEVDKVKAVINDGLLTLTMPKVAEARVREIAIASN
- a CDS encoding DNA-directed RNA polymerase subunit beta' — its product is MKREVRKVRIGLASPEKIRSWSYGEVEKPETINYRTLKPERDGLFDERIFGPQKDYECACGKYKRQRFEGKVCERCGVEVTKSIVRRYRMGHVELATPVAHIWYVKDVPSKIGTLLDLSAQELEQVLYFAKYITIDPKGAMLGGQPVQKRQLLTDEEYRELRFGKQETYSIPVGVDARVRDGDEVKKGQELAPGVVSKMDGLCLFRFPRRIRVDYLRRERAHLTLPREGWIEQKSYRAGEPLAEIAEKHQILSEEAGAVQIVEWEEGALIKILDPDTSAVCAVYFLPVGFRPKVGEGELVGKGEVLAEGKGLVRMPRHVKVSELEATGKRTVELSLTLEWTEAKDYPLQPHMHVLVGEGASVRKGEKLVGAIEAAEEVIAEADGVVHLHEPASIVVMKARVYPFEDDVEVTNGDRVSPGDSLADGGKVTSDIYGRVEVDLVRMNVRVIESYDIDARMGAEAIQALLKELDLGVLEAELVEEMKHPSRARRAKARKRLEVVRAFRDSGNKPEWMILEAVPVLPPDLRPMVQVDGGRFATSDLNDLYRRLINRNNRLKKLLSQGAPEMIIRNEKRMLQEAVDALLDNGRRGTPVTNPGSDRALRSLTDILSGKQGRFRQNLLGKRVDYSGRSVIVVGPQLKLHQCGLPKRMALELFKPFLLKKMEEKGIANNVKNARRMLERSRDIKDEVWDALEEVIHGKVVLLNRAPTLHRLGIQAFQPVLVEGQSIQLHPMVCEAFNADFDGDQMAVHVPLSSYAQAEARVQMLSSHNLLSPASGEPTAKPSRDIVLGLYYITQLRREKKGAGREFKDAAEAIAAYEAGEVALNAPIKIAGKETSVGRVKYIFANPEEALTAVAHGIIDLQDVVSVRVGGRVLETSPGRVLFNRIVLEAVGEDAPTELVNYDLVMERDNLKDLVYKSFLLLGVEKTAKLLDALKYYGFMLSTTSGITIGIDDAVIPAEKRRYLEEADAKLAQIEQAYEMGFMTDQDRYTQIVQLWSETTEKVTKAVFDNFEQNFPFNPFYMMSQSGARGNKQQIRQLSGMRGLMAKPSGETFERPVLSSFREGLTVLEYFISSHGARKGGADTALRTADSGYLTRKLHDVAHEVIVREADCGTTEYIVVPLMQFDEAFRAKRLRKKSDIESGLYGRTVAREFEVNGRTFAEGSQLSLEDVNFLYKAAEANLIEEIPVRSPLTCRTRYGVCQQCYGWDLSAAKLVSIGESVGVVAAESIGEPGTQLTMRTFHTGGVATGTDITQGLPRVIELFEARRPKVKAIIAEIDGIVHIEEHEDKTSIFVTSEGFNKEYKVPKDFRIIVKEGEAVEAGQPLTRGAIDPHQLIDAKGPDAVQRYLVDEIQRVYRAQGVKLHDKHIEVIVRQMLKYVEITDSGESRFLEGQVIEKWDVEAANEKLSEEGKLPAAWKPVLMGVTKSALSTRSWLSAASFQHTTHVLTEAAIAGKMDELIGLKENVILGKLIPAGTGSDFVRETQVVDTKTLKRLEELRKEVSEAPAISGRRPALRPEPPGREAER